The following proteins are encoded in a genomic region of Actinomadura sp. NAK00032:
- the dacB gene encoding D-alanyl-D-alanine carboxypeptidase/D-alanyl-D-alanine-endopeptidase: MLGHLVRVSSVVLAGVVALTVPAVPARAAAPGDLRTDLDAILADPRLDGADVGVVVRDARSGAVRYARGAGKPVMPASNLKLYTSSAALSVLGTGYRFRTSVHATAVSGSSVKGDLYLKGTGDPTTRAADYDRLARQVAAKGVRRVEGDLVADDTWFDAVRTPSHWDPADLQYYYAAPISALTVSPNDDFDAGSVNVTVRPGAVGKPVRVGLSPATGAVKIANRAVTERAGSPSTLKINRAGGSDTIVVSGSYPAGAATLTELRTVRKPTLYAADVFRRALRAHGVQVKGKVARGRTPARAAVLASRDSMPLSRLMVPFLKLSNNPIAEILVKAIGRKAAGKGGWDAGLPVIERYARSLGVPSDRLEMADGSGLSRRDRTTAGDVSTLLERVRTAPWFASWYRALPVAGDPDRMEGGTLTSRMRGTPAAGNVHAKTGTLTGATALSGYVTGSAGRPLVFSVILNGYRGGAPKDVEDRIAVRLAGGTTAPARRGSGTGQRLECSWAGSC; the protein is encoded by the coding sequence ATGCTCGGTCACCTTGTGCGGGTCTCGTCCGTCGTGCTCGCCGGAGTCGTGGCGCTCACCGTGCCCGCCGTCCCCGCGCGGGCGGCGGCCCCCGGCGATCTGCGCACCGACCTCGACGCCATCCTCGCCGACCCCCGGCTCGACGGCGCCGACGTGGGCGTGGTGGTACGCGACGCCCGCAGCGGCGCGGTGCGGTACGCGCGCGGCGCCGGGAAGCCCGTGATGCCCGCCTCGAACCTGAAGCTCTACACCTCCAGCGCGGCGCTGTCGGTGCTCGGCACCGGGTACCGGTTCCGGACGAGCGTGCACGCCACCGCCGTGTCCGGTTCGTCCGTCAAGGGCGACCTGTACCTCAAGGGGACCGGTGACCCGACGACGCGGGCCGCCGACTACGACCGGCTGGCCCGCCAGGTCGCCGCGAAGGGCGTCCGGCGGGTGGAGGGCGATCTGGTCGCCGACGACACCTGGTTCGACGCCGTCCGGACGCCGTCCCACTGGGACCCGGCCGACCTGCAGTACTACTACGCCGCGCCGATCTCCGCGCTGACGGTCTCGCCGAACGACGACTTCGACGCCGGGTCGGTCAACGTGACGGTGCGGCCCGGCGCGGTGGGCAAGCCCGTCCGGGTCGGGCTCAGCCCCGCCACCGGCGCCGTCAAGATCGCCAACAGGGCCGTGACGGAACGGGCCGGCTCGCCGTCCACGCTGAAGATCAACCGGGCCGGCGGCAGCGACACCATCGTGGTGAGCGGCTCGTATCCGGCGGGGGCCGCTACCCTCACCGAGCTGCGGACGGTCAGGAAGCCCACCCTGTACGCGGCGGACGTCTTCCGGCGGGCGCTGCGGGCCCACGGCGTCCAGGTGAAGGGCAAGGTCGCGCGCGGCCGGACGCCCGCGCGCGCCGCCGTGCTCGCGTCCCGCGACTCCATGCCGCTGTCGCGGCTCATGGTCCCGTTCCTCAAGCTCAGCAACAATCCGATCGCCGAGATCCTGGTCAAGGCGATCGGGCGGAAGGCGGCGGGCAAGGGCGGCTGGGACGCCGGGCTGCCGGTGATCGAGCGGTACGCGCGCTCGCTCGGCGTGCCGTCCGACCGGCTGGAGATGGCCGACGGGTCGGGGCTGTCCCGGCGCGACCGCACCACCGCCGGGGACGTGAGCACCCTGCTCGAACGGGTGCGGACGGCGCCCTGGTTCGCGTCCTGGTACCGGGCGCTGCCCGTCGCCGGCGACCCCGACCGGATGGAGGGCGGCACCCTCACCTCGCGCATGCGCGGCACGCCCGCCGCCGGGAACGTGCACGCCAAGACCGGCACCCTGACCGGCGCCACGGCGCTGTCGGGCTACGTGACCGGCTCCGCCGGGCGCCCGCTGGTCTTCTCGGTGATCCTCAACGGCTACCGGGGCGGCGCGCCCAAGGACGTCGAGGACCGGATCGCCGTCCGCCTCGCCGGCGGTACCACCGCGCCCGCACGGCGGGGCTCCGGCACGGGCCAGCGGCTCGAATGCTCGTGGGCCGGAAGCTGCTGA
- a CDS encoding zinc-binding dehydrogenase, whose protein sequence is MTSSPTSMRAVRLSAPGPVDNLRVVTVPLPPLRDGWVRVRVEAFGLNRSELKLRLGLSEGVTFPRVPGIEAAGTVDAAPDGSGLSVGQKVVAMMGDMGRTYDGGYAEYTSVPLAQVIPVDTDLPWDVLGALPEMVQTAYGSLTTGLDLQPGQTVLVRGGTSSVGLAAAALAGWRGATVLSTTRRPDRLAFLAERGVEHPLLDTGEVAAAVRELFPDGVDAALDLVGTPTLPDTLRAVRVHGTACFGGSLSNQWTVRDFSPNEYLPRGVRLAGYFGDVGDLPREVFQEILDAVAEGRLSFPVDRVYDGLEQVRQAHDDMEHNRATGKLVVRVRH, encoded by the coding sequence ATGACGTCGTCGCCGACGAGTATGCGTGCCGTTCGTCTTTCTGCGCCCGGGCCTGTGGACAACCTGCGGGTGGTCACGGTGCCACTGCCGCCTCTGCGGGACGGGTGGGTGCGTGTGCGGGTCGAGGCGTTCGGGCTCAACCGCTCGGAACTGAAGCTTCGGCTTGGGCTGAGCGAGGGTGTCACCTTTCCTCGTGTGCCGGGCATAGAGGCCGCCGGGACGGTTGATGCGGCGCCGGACGGGAGTGGGCTGAGCGTCGGGCAGAAGGTCGTCGCGATGATGGGCGACATGGGGCGCACCTACGACGGCGGTTATGCCGAGTACACGTCCGTGCCGCTGGCCCAGGTCATCCCTGTGGACACTGACTTGCCCTGGGACGTGCTGGGCGCCCTTCCGGAGATGGTGCAGACCGCTTACGGCTCGCTCACCACGGGCCTGGACCTGCAGCCGGGGCAGACCGTGCTGGTCCGTGGGGGCACGTCGTCCGTGGGCTTGGCCGCTGCCGCGCTTGCAGGCTGGCGTGGTGCCACGGTTCTGTCCACCACCCGGCGGCCTGACCGCCTTGCCTTTCTGGCAGAGCGCGGTGTCGAGCATCCTCTGCTTGACACCGGTGAGGTCGCGGCGGCCGTTCGCGAACTCTTTCCGGACGGTGTGGACGCCGCGCTCGATCTCGTCGGGACGCCGACCCTGCCCGACACCCTGCGCGCGGTGCGCGTGCACGGCACGGCCTGCTTCGGTGGCAGCCTCTCCAACCAGTGGACGGTCCGGGACTTCTCCCCGAACGAGTACCTGCCGCGCGGCGTGCGCCTGGCGGGCTACTTCGGCGATGTCGGGGACCTGCCCCGCGAGGTCTTCCAGGAGATCCTCGACGCGGTGGCGGAGGGGCGGTTGAGCTTCCCCGTCGATCGCGTCTACGACGGCCTGGAGCAAGTGAGGCAGGCCCACGACGATATGGAGCACAACCGCGCCACAGGCAAGCTCGTCGTTCGCGTCCGGCATTAG
- a CDS encoding RNA-guided endonuclease TnpB family protein, whose amino-acid sequence MKRAFKYRFYPTDAQAAELSRTFGCVRKVYNLALAARTQAWAQQERVNYNQTSAMLTAWKKTEELAYLNEVSCVPLQQALRHLQVAFTHFFAKRAGYPRFKSRKKSRKSAEYTTSAFRFRDGGLTLAKMAEPLAIVWSRPLPEGASPSTVTVSQDAAGRWFVSLLCEDPSVGPLPAAGAAVGVDAGLDHLVTLSTGEKVANPRHERRDRERLAKAQRDLARKAEGDGANRRKARRRVAAVHARIADRRRDHLHKLTTRLVRENQTIVIEDLAVRNMVKNHGLARAISDAAWWELRNMLEYKARWYGREVIAIDRWFPSSKMCSACGTLRDKMPLNVRTWTCDCGTTHDRDVNAAKNILAVGLTASVCGAGVRPQRRTPGGQPATKQKPLQREP is encoded by the coding sequence GTGAAGCGGGCGTTCAAGTACCGCTTCTACCCGACCGATGCGCAGGCGGCCGAGTTGTCGCGCACGTTCGGCTGTGTGCGGAAGGTCTACAACCTCGCCCTTGCCGCGCGCACGCAAGCCTGGGCCCAGCAGGAACGGGTGAACTACAACCAGACCTCGGCGATGCTGACAGCCTGGAAGAAGACCGAGGAACTGGCCTACCTCAACGAGGTGTCCTGCGTCCCGCTCCAGCAGGCCCTGCGACACCTGCAGGTCGCGTTCACCCATTTCTTCGCCAAGCGGGCCGGGTACCCGCGTTTCAAGTCCCGTAAGAAGTCGCGCAAGTCGGCCGAGTACACCACCAGCGCGTTCCGGTTCCGCGACGGCGGGCTGACCCTGGCGAAGATGGCCGAGCCGCTGGCCATCGTGTGGTCCCGGCCACTGCCCGAGGGCGCCTCGCCGTCCACGGTGACGGTGTCCCAGGACGCGGCCGGACGCTGGTTCGTGTCGCTGCTCTGCGAGGATCCGTCGGTCGGGCCGCTCCCGGCCGCGGGCGCGGCCGTCGGTGTAGATGCCGGACTCGACCACCTGGTGACCCTGTCGACCGGGGAGAAGGTCGCCAACCCCCGGCATGAGCGTCGCGACCGGGAACGCCTGGCCAAAGCGCAGCGGGACCTGGCCCGCAAGGCCGAGGGCGATGGCGCCAACCGGCGCAAGGCCCGGCGGAGGGTCGCCGCAGTCCATGCCCGGATCGCCGATCGGCGGCGTGACCACCTGCACAAGCTCACCACTCGGCTCGTTCGTGAGAACCAAACGATCGTGATCGAGGACTTGGCCGTTCGGAATATGGTGAAGAACCACGGCCTGGCCAGAGCCATCAGCGATGCGGCCTGGTGGGAGTTGCGGAACATGCTGGAGTACAAGGCCCGGTGGTACGGCCGCGAAGTGATCGCGATCGACCGCTGGTTCCCCTCGTCCAAGATGTGCTCGGCCTGCGGCACCTTGCGGGACAAGATGCCGCTGAACGTCCGTACCTGGACGTGCGACTGCGGGACGACCCATGACCGGGACGTCAACGCGGCGAAGAACATTCTGGCCGTCGGGCTGACGGCGTCTGTCTGTGGAGCTGGTGTAAGACCTCAACGGAGAACTCCGGGCGGGCAGCCGGCGACGAAGCAGAAACCCCTACAGCGCGAGCCGTAG
- a CDS encoding MarR family winged helix-turn-helix transcriptional regulator — translation MLDDLLERILAADDDPAAPHVGLGMLLAAAHNRSRHEMNGELRPLGIDVRGLAMLLALDMYGPSSQRRLIDLTGIDKSTMVRAVDELEAGGLVRRERAPQDRRAYSITLTGAGRRALASARRAGADVGERIFGRLRPDERDQLVSLLRRLAEPTA, via the coding sequence ATGCTCGACGACCTGCTCGAACGGATCCTGGCCGCGGACGACGACCCCGCCGCGCCGCACGTGGGGCTCGGCATGCTGCTGGCCGCCGCGCACAACCGGAGCCGCCACGAGATGAACGGCGAGCTGCGCCCGCTCGGCATCGACGTGCGCGGGCTGGCGATGCTGCTCGCCCTCGACATGTACGGGCCGTCCAGCCAGCGGCGCCTCATCGACCTCACCGGGATCGACAAGTCCACGATGGTGCGCGCCGTCGACGAGCTGGAGGCCGGCGGGCTCGTCCGGCGCGAGCGGGCCCCGCAGGACCGCCGGGCGTACTCGATCACGCTGACCGGCGCCGGCCGGCGCGCCCTGGCGAGCGCCCGCCGCGCCGGCGCCGATGTGGGCGAGCGCATCTTCGGCCGCCTCCGGCCGGACGAGCGCGACCAGCTCGTCTCACTGCTCCGCCGCCTGGCCGAGCCCACCGCCTGA
- a CDS encoding amidohydrolase family protein, whose translation MPEMTRRRALQASGLAAAAAALPARGAAAAAPRPARGRIDTHHHAVPPKMREWAVEQGIIPAEGGPAWAQWTLESTLRTMNANGIAAGVASAPVPAEIFQDRATAVAGVRVCNESLAGLVHDNPTRFGFFANVAMLHPDLAVRQAAHALDDLGADGVLLNTSADGHYLGDPMFEPLFAELDRRRAVVFTHPVAPKGIVEVPLVGDWLGDFLLDTTRTALSLIAAGTLDRHPDISIILSHGGGFLPYMAGRAERWGREDNGPDPAKIRPALRRFHYDTALPTSPYASPTLLNAAGADRVLFGTDWPANSAHEVTLNTRDFDRDPALSRRAHQAITRGNALRLLPNLASRLR comes from the coding sequence ATGCCCGAGATGACCCGCCGCCGCGCCCTGCAGGCGTCCGGCCTGGCCGCCGCGGCGGCCGCACTGCCCGCCCGCGGGGCCGCCGCAGCCGCGCCCCGCCCGGCGCGCGGCAGGATCGACACCCACCACCACGCCGTCCCACCGAAGATGCGGGAGTGGGCGGTCGAGCAGGGCATCATCCCTGCGGAGGGCGGCCCCGCCTGGGCCCAGTGGACGCTGGAGAGCACGCTGCGGACCATGAACGCCAACGGCATCGCCGCCGGCGTCGCGTCCGCACCCGTCCCGGCCGAGATCTTCCAGGACCGCGCGACCGCCGTCGCGGGCGTCCGGGTGTGCAACGAGTCGCTGGCCGGACTGGTGCACGACAACCCCACGCGCTTCGGCTTCTTCGCCAACGTCGCGATGCTCCACCCGGACCTCGCCGTCCGGCAGGCCGCCCACGCGCTGGACGACCTCGGCGCGGACGGGGTCCTGCTCAACACCTCCGCCGACGGCCACTACCTCGGCGACCCGATGTTCGAGCCGCTGTTCGCCGAACTCGACCGCCGCCGCGCGGTCGTGTTCACCCACCCGGTCGCGCCCAAGGGCATCGTCGAGGTGCCGCTGGTCGGCGACTGGCTCGGCGACTTCCTGCTCGACACGACCCGCACCGCGCTCAGCCTCATCGCCGCCGGGACCCTCGACCGCCACCCCGACATCTCGATCATCCTGTCCCACGGCGGCGGCTTCCTGCCCTACATGGCGGGCCGCGCCGAACGCTGGGGCCGCGAGGACAATGGGCCGGACCCGGCGAAGATCCGTCCCGCGCTCCGCCGCTTCCACTACGACACCGCGCTGCCGACGTCCCCGTACGCCAGCCCGACCCTGCTCAACGCGGCGGGCGCCGACCGCGTCCTGTTCGGCACCGACTGGCCCGCCAACTCCGCCCACGAGGTCACCCTCAACACCAGGGACTTCGACCGCGACCCGGCCCTGAGCCGCCGCGCCCACCAGGCCATCACGCGGGGCAACGCCCTCCGCCTCCTACCGAACCTGGCCTCCCGGCTCAGGTGA
- a CDS encoding aminoglycoside adenylyltransferase family protein, with the protein MSQLRDVVELAGRVLGGDVVGAYLHGSSVLGGLKPASDVDVLVVSRRSMDGRERRALLDGLLRVSGIGDGVRPVELVVVVQAEVRPWRYPPVCDFLYGEWLRDEYLAGKVPQPEPMPDLALLITMVLAGDRPLTGPRPGRVLAPVPHADLVRASVAGIPDLLDELDDDTRNVLLTLARIWATLATGEIKPKDAAADWALDRLPPEHRPVLAHARQLYLGSHYADETWTEALRGRVRPHAEFVLKEIDRLVT; encoded by the coding sequence GTGAGTCAGCTTCGGGATGTCGTGGAACTGGCTGGACGCGTGCTGGGCGGGGACGTCGTCGGTGCATACCTTCACGGTTCCTCGGTGCTCGGCGGGCTCAAGCCGGCCAGTGATGTGGACGTGCTGGTCGTCTCGCGGCGGTCGATGGACGGGCGGGAGCGGCGGGCGCTGCTGGACGGTCTGCTCCGCGTCTCCGGCATCGGGGACGGCGTCCGGCCCGTCGAGCTGGTCGTGGTCGTCCAGGCCGAGGTGCGGCCTTGGCGCTACCCGCCTGTTTGCGACTTCCTGTACGGCGAGTGGCTGCGAGATGAGTACTTGGCGGGGAAGGTTCCCCAGCCGGAGCCGATGCCTGATCTGGCCCTGCTGATCACGATGGTGCTGGCCGGGGATCGTCCACTGACCGGTCCCCGGCCGGGCCGGGTACTTGCGCCCGTCCCGCACGCCGACCTGGTCCGGGCGAGCGTCGCGGGCATCCCCGACCTGCTCGACGAGCTGGACGACGACACCCGCAACGTCCTGCTGACCCTGGCGCGCATCTGGGCGACGCTCGCCACCGGCGAGATCAAGCCGAAGGACGCCGCCGCCGACTGGGCCCTCGACCGGCTCCCGCCCGAACACCGTCCCGTCCTCGCGCACGCACGGCAGCTGTATCTCGGCAGCCACTACGCCGATGAGACCTGGACCGAGGCGCTGCGAGGACGGGTGCGTCCGCACGCGGAGTTCGTCCTCAAGGAGATCGACCGGTTGGTCACCTGA